From a region of the Methylomonas rapida genome:
- the gspE gene encoding type II secretion system ATPase GspE: METVSPPEKYADFISQLKRNGKLSDSDLTKARRMQKSAQDDSLPQMLIKLGLCSDADVADTFAQTRALDRLRPEHYPPQSPFQDEVSLRFLKYHHVVGLQADDEALDVAVVDPEDDYLPQALKLATGKQIRLHVGQMSEIDAALEVQYGEGKSQMDKLVDGLVVEQEDNEDLEHLKDLASEAPIIRMVNFILQKAVESRASDVHIEPFEQSLKVRLRIDGVLQDIDSPPVASTAAVLSRIKIMAKLNIAERRLPQDGRIKLQMVGKELDLRVSTVPTLYGESVVIRLLDKENAVLDFNTLGFVGKQAENFMHVLSQPHGIILITGPTGSGKSTSLYAALKTLNTSERKIITVEDPVEYQLEGINQIQAKPQIGLTFASALRSIVRQDPDVIMIGEMRDLETARIAVQSALTGHLVLSTLHTNDAAAGITRLQDMGLEEYLLSSTINGILAQRLVRRLCPACKEAYPASDTLIEEMQLRRWQPEGEILLYKPVGCPACNGIGYKGRLAIIEFLTMSDAIRKQIMKHEEAYVIQQQAIKEGMQTMYDDGVGKALQSITTLEEVLRVTTEA, translated from the coding sequence ATGGAAACCGTCAGCCCCCCCGAAAAATACGCCGACTTCATTAGTCAGCTGAAACGCAACGGCAAGTTGTCCGATAGCGACCTGACCAAGGCGCGGCGCATGCAAAAATCCGCGCAAGACGATAGTTTGCCGCAGATGTTGATCAAGTTGGGATTATGCTCGGATGCCGACGTAGCCGATACCTTTGCCCAGACGCGCGCGCTCGATCGCTTGCGGCCGGAACATTATCCGCCGCAATCGCCCTTTCAAGACGAGGTGTCGCTGCGGTTTTTGAAATATCACCATGTGGTCGGCTTGCAAGCCGATGATGAAGCGCTGGATGTCGCTGTGGTAGACCCGGAAGACGATTATCTGCCGCAGGCCTTGAAGCTGGCGACCGGCAAGCAGATCAGGTTGCATGTCGGGCAAATGTCGGAAATAGACGCCGCGCTGGAAGTGCAATACGGCGAAGGCAAATCGCAAATGGACAAATTGGTCGACGGCCTGGTGGTCGAGCAAGAAGATAACGAGGATTTGGAGCATCTGAAAGACTTGGCCAGCGAAGCGCCCATCATTCGGATGGTCAACTTCATCCTGCAAAAAGCCGTCGAAAGCCGCGCATCGGACGTGCATATCGAACCTTTCGAGCAAAGCCTGAAAGTCCGGCTACGCATCGACGGGGTGCTGCAGGACATCGATTCGCCGCCGGTCGCTTCCACCGCCGCCGTGTTGTCGCGTATCAAGATCATGGCGAAACTGAACATCGCCGAGCGCCGTTTGCCGCAGGATGGACGCATCAAGTTGCAGATGGTGGGAAAGGAATTGGATCTAAGGGTTTCGACGGTGCCGACGCTGTACGGTGAGAGCGTGGTGATTCGTTTGCTGGACAAGGAAAACGCGGTGCTGGATTTCAATACCCTGGGATTCGTCGGCAAACAGGCGGAAAATTTCATGCATGTGTTGTCTCAGCCGCACGGCATCATCCTGATCACGGGGCCGACCGGCAGCGGTAAATCCACCAGTCTGTATGCGGCGCTGAAAACCCTGAATACGTCCGAGCGCAAGATCATCACGGTGGAAGATCCGGTCGAATATCAGTTGGAAGGCATCAATCAGATTCAAGCCAAGCCGCAAATCGGCTTGACCTTCGCCTCGGCCTTGCGCTCCATCGTGCGGCAGGACCCGGATGTGATCATGATAGGCGAGATGCGCGACCTGGAAACCGCCCGCATCGCCGTGCAATCCGCGTTGACGGGGCACTTGGTGCTGTCCACGTTGCACACCAACGACGCGGCCGCCGGTATCACGCGGCTGCAGGACATGGGCTTGGAGGAATACCTATTAAGCTCGACCATCAACGGCATCCTGGCCCAGCGCCTGGTCAGGCGGTTATGTCCGGCTTGCAAGGAGGCCTATCCGGCTTCAGATACTTTAATTGAAGAGATGCAACTGCGGCGCTGGCAACCGGAGGGCGAAATATTGCTGTACAAGCCGGTTGGCTGTCCCGCGTGTAACGGCATAGGCTACAAGGGACGTTTGGCCATCATCGAATTCTTGACGATGAGCGATGCGATTCGCAAGCAGATTATGAAACACGAAGAAGCCTATGTGATTCAGCAACAAGCGATCAAGGAAGGCATGCAGACCATGTACGATGATGGCGTCGGCAAGGCCTTGCAAAGTATCACGACGCTGGAAGAAGTCTTGCGGGTGACGACCGAGGCCTAG
- the pgaB gene encoding poly-beta-1,6-N-acetyl-D-glucosamine N-deacetylase PgaB yields MPFFLRLFVILFCLFASPPPYADGANPGFLVLNYHDILEEEEKVPPFDRIAVNKQHLDEHFAWLKKNNYHVIGIQSLLDAMSGEKPLPPKAVILTFDDGYLSFYTRALPLLKKYHYPATLAVVGSWLEGKNTAGVKPLMSPEQIREAMATGLVEIASHSYDLHHGIAANPQGNELSAVTGRLYSSEYEEYEKDEDYRKRIFQAVEKSADQLFQLLGVRPRVMVWPYGEYNAIALEAAKAAGMRLTMGLNDGANTLADVGAMKRLMITDDVNVKQFAEIVKNQRGHLPLRVAHVDMDYIYDEDEEQTGRNLNALLERIKASGANTVFLQAYADPDGDGNADELYFPNRHLPVRRDLFNHVALQLRTKAGVKVYAWMPIMAYKADVPLKWFVKEWREGGPKPARHIYTRLSPFNPEARQYIGEIYEDLAKHCDFNGILFHDDGILSDFEDVSQPALDVTHKVWGLPAEFEAIHASSELRLRWAQHKTEWLGQFTDYLTDKVRYYRPYVKTARNLYALPLLKPYSEEWYAQSFPAFLKHYDYVAIEAMPFMEEADDPKKWLTELVKKTAEHPNGLDKMVFELQAVDWKKQQDIPMNVFTEQFQLLKKLGAKHIGYYPDNVHHDQPKLDALKKFFPVANVD; encoded by the coding sequence ATGCCTTTTTTTCTGCGCCTGTTCGTCATCTTGTTTTGCCTGTTTGCTTCGCCGCCGCCTTATGCCGATGGCGCGAATCCGGGGTTTTTGGTCCTGAATTATCACGACATCTTAGAAGAAGAGGAAAAGGTGCCTCCGTTCGACCGGATTGCGGTCAACAAACAGCATTTGGACGAGCACTTCGCCTGGTTGAAAAAAAATAATTATCACGTCATCGGTATTCAAAGTTTATTGGACGCGATGAGCGGGGAAAAACCGTTGCCGCCAAAGGCCGTGATATTGACGTTCGATGACGGTTATCTGAGTTTTTACACGCGAGCCTTGCCGCTGCTTAAAAAATATCACTATCCGGCGACGCTGGCAGTCGTGGGATCCTGGCTGGAAGGTAAAAATACCGCAGGCGTCAAACCCTTGATGTCTCCAGAGCAAATACGCGAGGCCATGGCTACGGGCTTAGTCGAGATAGCATCACATAGTTATGACTTGCACCATGGCATTGCCGCCAATCCGCAAGGCAATGAACTGAGTGCGGTCACGGGCCGTTTGTATAGCAGCGAATACGAGGAATACGAAAAGGACGAGGATTACCGCAAACGGATTTTTCAGGCCGTTGAAAAAAGCGCGGACCAATTATTCCAGCTTCTCGGCGTCAGGCCGCGGGTGATGGTGTGGCCCTATGGCGAATACAACGCCATTGCCCTGGAGGCCGCCAAAGCCGCCGGCATGCGTTTGACCATGGGCCTGAACGACGGCGCCAATACCTTGGCCGATGTGGGGGCGATGAAGCGCTTGATGATCACCGACGATGTCAATGTCAAGCAATTCGCCGAGATCGTCAAAAATCAGCGCGGCCATTTGCCCTTGCGTGTCGCCCATGTCGATATGGATTACATCTATGACGAAGACGAGGAACAAACGGGGCGCAACCTGAATGCCTTGTTGGAACGCATCAAAGCCAGCGGTGCCAATACCGTTTTCTTGCAGGCCTATGCCGATCCGGACGGCGACGGCAATGCCGACGAACTGTATTTCCCGAATCGGCATTTACCGGTAAGGCGCGATTTATTCAATCACGTGGCCTTGCAACTGCGCACCAAGGCCGGGGTTAAAGTTTATGCCTGGATGCCTATCATGGCTTACAAGGCCGATGTGCCGTTGAAATGGTTCGTCAAGGAATGGCGCGAAGGCGGCCCGAAACCGGCGAGACACATTTATACCCGCTTGTCGCCGTTCAACCCGGAAGCGCGGCAATACATCGGCGAGATTTACGAAGACTTGGCCAAGCATTGCGACTTCAACGGTATTCTGTTCCATGACGACGGCATTTTGTCGGATTTTGAAGATGTGTCGCAACCGGCGCTGGATGTCACGCACAAGGTCTGGGGCTTGCCGGCCGAGTTCGAGGCGATTCATGCTTCCAGCGAACTGCGCCTGCGTTGGGCCCAACACAAGACAGAATGGCTTGGACAATTCACCGATTATCTGACCGACAAGGTTCGTTATTACAGGCCTTATGTCAAAACCGCCCGCAATCTCTACGCCTTGCCTTTGCTGAAGCCTTACAGCGAAGAATGGTATGCGCAGTCCTTTCCGGCATTCCTGAAGCATTACGATTACGTGGCGATCGAGGCGATGCCGTTCATGGAAGAAGCCGACGATCCCAAAAAATGGTTGACGGAACTGGTCAAGAAAACCGCCGAGCACCCGAACGGTTTGGACAAAATGGTGTTCGAACTGCAGGCCGTCGACTGGAAAAAACAGCAGGATATTCCGATGAACGTGTTTACGGAACAGTTCCAGTTATTGAAAAAATTGGGCGCCAAGCATATCGGCTATTACCCGGATAACGTGCATCACGATCAGCCGAAACTGGACGCGCTGAAGAAGTTCTTCCCCGTGGCTAACGTGGATTGA
- the pgaD gene encoding poly-beta-1,6-N-acetyl-D-glucosamine biosynthesis protein PgaD, whose translation MKEIIIDQPHLQSLQQKLGSLFLSAMSWLLWLYFLAPLLTLAGWLMGAKSLSDEIRWFGGYKTLLQLLQMYGEIILLIAALWLAWTFFITWLHTAHPGKTPEAVSDGELAQRFELQVSQLAEARQAKKLTVHFDEHAGIVAIE comes from the coding sequence ATGAAGGAAATCATCATCGACCAACCTCATTTGCAAAGCTTGCAACAAAAACTGGGATCACTATTTTTATCGGCGATGAGTTGGCTGTTATGGCTCTATTTTTTGGCCCCTTTGCTGACCTTGGCCGGCTGGCTGATGGGTGCCAAAAGTTTGTCGGATGAAATCCGCTGGTTTGGCGGCTACAAGACCTTGCTGCAACTGCTGCAGATGTACGGTGAAATCATTTTGCTGATTGCAGCGCTCTGGTTGGCCTGGACCTTTTTCATTACATGGCTGCATACCGCGCATCCCGGCAAAACGCCGGAGGCTGTCAGTGACGGCGAACTGGCTCAGCGCTTTGAGTTGCAGGTAAGCCAATTAGCCGAGGCCCGGCAGGCTAAGAAGCTTACGGTTCATTTCGATGAGCATGCTGGGATTGTGGCGATCGAATAA
- the crcB gene encoding fluoride efflux transporter CrcB gives MNQLIAIALGGSLGAVARFWVANGIYAWLGRSFPFGTLFVNVSGSFLMGFLTALLMQRLMVAVEYRAAILVGFLGAYTTFSTFALESFYLFEDGNLGKAALNIFLSAVLCLVAVWFGMLLGRTLFGDGAYPWLEHLPYVQMTFGIFAAFLLATLAQFLFQRLNLTVEWRLISLILLLGLIAMSTTLWLAFKLFHFQLELSEILGIFITTNLFGMLVMWLGTLFGNWLWQLNLLR, from the coding sequence ATGAATCAGTTGATTGCTATCGCTTTGGGTGGTTCGCTTGGTGCTGTGGCCCGTTTTTGGGTGGCCAACGGCATTTATGCCTGGCTGGGTCGCAGCTTTCCGTTCGGCACCTTATTCGTCAATGTCTCCGGTTCGTTTTTGATGGGGTTTTTGACGGCATTGTTGATGCAACGCCTGATGGTGGCGGTTGAATATCGCGCCGCGATTTTGGTCGGATTTCTCGGCGCTTACACCACGTTTTCGACCTTCGCCTTGGAATCGTTTTATTTATTCGAGGATGGCAATCTCGGCAAGGCCGCATTGAATATCTTTTTAAGCGCGGTGCTATGCTTGGTGGCGGTCTGGTTTGGCATGCTGCTGGGACGCACCCTCTTCGGCGACGGAGCCTATCCCTGGCTGGAACATTTGCCTTATGTGCAGATGACGTTCGGTATCTTTGCCGCGTTCTTGCTGGCGACTTTGGCGCAATTCTTGTTTCAGCGCTTGAACCTGACGGTCGAGTGGCGCTTGATCTCGTTGATTCTGCTGTTAGGTTTAATCGCCATGTCTACGACGCTCTGGCTGGCATTCAAGCTGTTTCACTTTCAGCTGGAATTATCGGAAATATTGGGCATTTTCATCACCACCAACCTGTTCGGCATGTTGGTGATGTGGCTGGGTACACTTTTTGGAAATTGGTTATGGCAACTCAATCTATTACGGTAG
- a CDS encoding DUF190 domain-containing protein — protein MATQSITVARIYLREGEHLLAKVIKFLHEQEKVSGVTVFHGVMGFGPDGEIRTSHLVELSLDLPLVVEFYDVPERVENIIAHLQTQLGISHVVSWPALSHDIGG, from the coding sequence ATGGCAACTCAATCTATTACGGTAGCGCGCATTTATCTCAGGGAAGGCGAACATCTGCTTGCCAAGGTCATCAAGTTTTTACACGAGCAGGAAAAGGTTTCCGGCGTCACCGTATTTCATGGCGTCATGGGCTTCGGTCCGGACGGTGAAATTCGCACCAGCCATCTGGTGGAGCTGAGCCTGGATTTGCCGCTGGTCGTCGAGTTTTACGATGTGCCGGAAAGAGTCGAAAACATCATTGCCCATCTGCAAACGCAATTGGGCATTTCTCACGTCGTTAGTTGGCCCGCGCTGAGCCACGACATCGGCGGCTAA
- the pgaC gene encoding poly-beta-1,6-N-acetyl-D-glucosamine synthase: protein MEALFAQPWVQHLFDWWFLTQERLEEMPWQPIDEWLSRFVFYYPLLMAYVWMIGGIIYYLRWERNRGNVLSDLPVLPDYPMVSILVPCYNEGENVRETIEYLLQQHYPHFEIIAVNDGSKDNTLEILHELADRHPQVRVVNLASNQGKAVGLRTAALVANSEILIGIDGDALLAPNATAWIVRHFLDDPHVGAVTGNPRIRNRSTLLGKIQVGEFSAIVGMIKRAQRAYGHVFTISGVIAGFRKTALHEVGYWSPDMVTEDIDISWKLQLAGWSIRFEPNALCWVLMPETIKGLWKQRSRWAQGGVEVLLRYFKPLLRWRSRGMWPLYLECCISLCWAFLVIGLLLANPLQWLLSQQPQEALEDLSPHWTSMLLCITCLIQFGVSLSIDSIYEKRSGGSAQHYYWMIWYPIVYWLINVGTTINGFIKAVRKKRGQRAVWVTLDRGLRQK from the coding sequence ATGGAAGCCTTGTTTGCTCAACCCTGGGTGCAACATCTGTTCGATTGGTGGTTTCTGACCCAGGAGCGCCTGGAGGAAATGCCGTGGCAGCCGATCGACGAGTGGTTGTCTCGTTTCGTGTTTTATTATCCGCTGTTGATGGCCTATGTCTGGATGATAGGCGGCATCATTTATTATCTGCGCTGGGAGCGAAATCGCGGCAATGTGCTGTCGGATTTGCCGGTGTTGCCGGACTATCCGATGGTCTCGATATTGGTGCCTTGCTATAACGAAGGCGAAAACGTCCGAGAGACCATCGAGTATTTGCTGCAGCAACATTACCCCCATTTCGAAATCATCGCGGTCAACGACGGCAGCAAGGACAATACCCTGGAAATATTGCACGAGCTGGCGGATCGGCATCCGCAAGTCCGCGTGGTCAATTTGGCCAGCAATCAGGGCAAGGCGGTGGGGTTGCGCACGGCGGCGCTGGTCGCGAATAGCGAGATTTTGATTGGTATCGATGGCGATGCACTGCTGGCGCCCAATGCCACGGCCTGGATCGTGCGGCATTTTCTCGACGATCCTCATGTCGGCGCGGTGACCGGGAATCCACGCATACGCAATCGATCAACACTGCTCGGCAAGATCCAGGTCGGCGAGTTCTCGGCCATCGTCGGCATGATCAAGCGCGCCCAGCGTGCTTATGGCCATGTTTTTACCATTTCCGGCGTGATCGCCGGCTTTCGCAAAACCGCGCTGCACGAGGTCGGTTATTGGAGCCCGGACATGGTGACCGAGGATATCGATATCAGCTGGAAGCTGCAATTGGCTGGCTGGAGCATACGTTTCGAACCCAATGCCTTGTGTTGGGTGTTGATGCCCGAGACAATCAAAGGTTTATGGAAGCAACGCAGCCGCTGGGCCCAGGGCGGCGTCGAAGTATTGCTACGTTACTTCAAGCCGCTGCTGCGTTGGCGTTCGCGCGGCATGTGGCCGTTGTATCTGGAATGCTGCATCAGCTTGTGTTGGGCGTTTCTGGTGATTGGCCTGTTGCTGGCCAATCCCTTGCAATGGCTGTTGAGCCAGCAACCGCAAGAGGCCCTGGAGGACTTGTCGCCGCACTGGACCAGCATGCTGCTCTGCATCACCTGTTTGATTCAGTTCGGCGTCAGTCTGAGCATTGATTCGATTTATGAAAAACGCAGCGGCGGCTCGGCGCAGCATTATTACTGGATGATCTGGTATCCGATCGTGTATTGGCTGATCAATGTCGGCACCACGATCAATGGTTTCATCAAGGCCGTGCGTAAAAAACGCGGTCAACGCGCGGTTTGGGTCACGCTGGATAGAGGTTTGAGGCAAAAATGA
- a CDS encoding DedA family protein — protein MDFHQLIIDYGYLALFIGTFLEGETILVIAGFLAHSGYLELHWVILSAFLGTFAGDQTFFYLGRFKGIAFLEKRPLWHSKTDKVFDLLHRHQIKVVLGFRFLYGVRNVTPFVIGASRMYPGKFFVLNFLGALIWAIAVGYLGYQFGDIAEAILGEIKHYEMHFLAVLAVIGLLLFWRSTHIAQKEKRKKKREQDAAILAEKLDSDSN, from the coding sequence ATGGATTTTCACCAACTCATTATCGATTACGGCTATTTAGCCTTGTTCATTGGCACTTTTTTAGAAGGCGAAACCATCCTCGTGATTGCGGGTTTTTTGGCCCATAGCGGTTACCTTGAACTGCATTGGGTCATTTTGTCCGCCTTTCTCGGCACATTCGCCGGGGACCAAACCTTTTTCTATCTGGGTCGATTCAAAGGCATCGCCTTCCTGGAAAAACGCCCTCTATGGCACAGCAAAACCGACAAGGTATTTGATCTATTGCATCGCCACCAAATCAAGGTGGTTTTGGGGTTTCGATTCCTGTACGGCGTGCGCAATGTCACCCCGTTCGTCATCGGCGCCAGTCGCATGTATCCCGGGAAATTCTTCGTTCTGAATTTTTTGGGGGCCTTGATCTGGGCGATCGCCGTGGGCTATCTGGGTTACCAATTCGGCGACATTGCCGAAGCAATTTTGGGTGAAATCAAGCACTACGAAATGCATTTTCTAGCGGTTCTGGCTGTCATCGGCCTGCTGTTGTTTTGGCGTTCGACACATATTGCCCAAAAGGAAAAACGCAAGAAAAAGCGGGAACAGGATGCGGCAATCCTCGCCGAAAAGCTGGACAGCGATTCGAATTGA
- the tatA gene encoding Sec-independent protein translocase subunit TatA, translating to MGFSIQHLLVVLVIVILVFGTKRLKNIGDDLGGAIKGFRKALKEGEEQESSTKQDEQPK from the coding sequence ATGGGTTTCAGCATTCAGCATCTATTGGTCGTGTTAGTGATTGTTATCTTGGTATTCGGTACCAAGCGCTTGAAAAACATAGGGGATGATCTTGGCGGTGCGATCAAGGGTTTTCGTAAGGCGCTCAAGGAAGGCGAAGAACAAGAATCCTCCACCAAGCAAGACGAACAGCCGAAGTAA
- a CDS encoding hemolysin family protein, which translates to MNNLLLVAGALLLVFLNGFFVALEFSLVKLRQTRIKTIAETQGWRGRTLAKIHGNLDAYLSACQLGITLASLGLGWVGEPAFADLLDPLFAKIGIVSPELIHSISFAFAFCSISFLHIVVGEQAPKSMAIRNPEAVGLFSAGPLYLFYWLMYPAIWLLNGSSNLVLRIAGLSYPKGHDSHYSTDELKLILRSSRPGGRFTDDEWNVLAKALDFSKLEVSELMRPIHEITSLHRNKTVEENLHIVAQSRFSRFPYFDSNNTDVLGVIHLKDLFLGLQHGKAIENLESYLRPIQFIPSHMPAVELFRMFTRGAPHFAIIGLQGQKPRGFITLDNLLSAMVGDIQDEFRPNDTGWQTLEDGSLLGKGSLPIFSLERVLDIDIENEELDLEDVDSVGGLILVKLQDVPEENETIAFENFDITVTTMNGPRIEWVKVTPKAIVEQKSG; encoded by the coding sequence ATGAATAATCTCTTGCTTGTCGCCGGCGCGTTGTTGCTGGTGTTTTTGAACGGTTTTTTTGTCGCGCTCGAATTCAGCCTGGTCAAGCTTCGTCAAACCCGGATTAAAACCATCGCGGAAACCCAGGGTTGGCGCGGGCGCACCCTCGCCAAGATTCACGGCAATCTCGATGCCTATCTTTCCGCCTGCCAACTCGGCATTACGCTGGCGTCGTTGGGCCTGGGCTGGGTGGGCGAACCCGCCTTTGCCGACTTGCTTGATCCCCTGTTTGCCAAAATCGGCATCGTCTCACCGGAACTGATACACAGCATTTCTTTCGCGTTCGCATTCTGCAGCATTTCTTTTTTGCATATCGTGGTCGGCGAACAAGCGCCAAAATCCATGGCGATACGCAATCCAGAAGCGGTGGGTTTGTTCAGCGCCGGCCCGCTCTACCTGTTCTATTGGCTCATGTATCCGGCGATCTGGTTGCTGAACGGCAGCTCCAATCTGGTGCTACGGATTGCCGGTTTGTCCTACCCCAAGGGCCACGATAGCCATTATTCCACCGACGAATTAAAGCTGATTTTGCGATCCAGCCGTCCGGGCGGTCGATTTACCGACGACGAATGGAACGTACTGGCAAAGGCGCTGGACTTCAGCAAACTGGAAGTATCCGAGTTGATGCGTCCGATTCATGAAATCACCTCGCTGCATCGGAATAAGACGGTGGAGGAAAATTTGCATATCGTCGCGCAAAGCCGCTTTAGCCGTTTTCCTTATTTCGATAGCAATAACACCGATGTACTGGGCGTGATTCATTTGAAGGATTTGTTCTTGGGCTTGCAGCATGGTAAGGCCATTGAAAACCTGGAAAGCTATCTGCGCCCGATTCAGTTCATACCGTCGCATATGCCTGCGGTGGAATTATTTCGCATGTTCACCCGAGGCGCGCCGCATTTTGCGATCATCGGTTTGCAAGGACAAAAGCCACGTGGCTTCATCACCCTGGATAATTTACTGTCCGCGATGGTGGGCGACATCCAGGACGAATTCCGTCCCAACGATACCGGTTGGCAAACGCTGGAAGATGGCTCCTTACTCGGAAAAGGCAGTTTGCCGATTTTTTCATTGGAGCGCGTTCTTGACATAGACATCGAAAACGAAGAACTGGATTTGGAGGATGTCGATTCCGTCGGCGGCCTGATCTTGGTCAAACTGCAAGACGTCCCCGAGGAAAACGAAACCATAGCCTTTGAAAACTTTGACATTACCGTAACGACGATGAACGGGCCACGCATCGAATGGGTAAAAGTCACGCCTAAAGCCATTGTTGAACAAAAATCCGGCTAA
- the ilvD gene encoding dihydroxy-acid dehydratase, producing MPQYRSRTSTFGRNMSGARALWRATGMKDEDFSKPIIAIANSFTQFVPGHVHLKDMGQLVAREIEKAGGVAKEFNTIAVDDGIAMGHGGMLYSLPSRDLIADSVEYMVNAHCADALVCISNCDKITPGMLMASLRLNIPVVFVSGGPMEAGKVNWKGEIRALDLVDAMVEAADDRVSDEEVAAVERSACPTCGSCSGMFTANSMNCLTEALGLSLPGNGSLVATHADREQLFLRAGRLIVELAKRYYEQDDVSVLPRSIATYEAFQNAMSLDVAMGGSTNTVLHLLAAAHEAGVDFTMSDIDAISRRVPCLSKVAPATQKYHMEDVHRAGGVIGILGELDRAGVINREVPTVHSPTLGAAIEQWDIRLSDDEAVKTFYRAAPGGIPTTVAFSQSARYPELDEDRAHGCIRDKANAYSQDGGLAVLHGNIALDGCIVKTAGVDDSILKFTGRARIFESQDDAVAGILGNQIQPGDVVVIRYEGPKGGPGMQEMLYPTSYLKSKGLGKACALLTDGRFSGGTSGLSIGHASPEAAEGGAIGLVEEGDTIEIDIPNRRIHLAVSVEELERRRAAMQAKGAQAWKPVNRKRSVSAALRAYAAMTTSAAKGAVRDVSQVEHK from the coding sequence ATGCCCCAATACCGTTCCCGTACCAGCACTTTTGGCCGCAACATGTCAGGCGCACGAGCGCTATGGCGCGCCACCGGCATGAAGGATGAGGACTTCTCCAAACCCATCATCGCCATCGCCAATTCCTTTACCCAGTTCGTGCCCGGCCATGTGCATTTGAAGGATATGGGCCAACTGGTTGCCAGAGAAATCGAAAAAGCCGGCGGCGTGGCCAAGGAATTCAACACCATCGCGGTGGACGACGGCATCGCGATGGGTCATGGCGGCATGTTGTACAGCTTGCCCAGCCGTGACCTGATCGCCGACAGCGTGGAATACATGGTCAACGCCCATTGCGCCGATGCCTTGGTCTGCATCTCCAACTGCGACAAAATCACCCCCGGCATGCTGATGGCCTCGCTGCGCCTTAACATACCGGTGGTATTCGTCTCGGGCGGGCCGATGGAAGCTGGCAAGGTCAACTGGAAAGGCGAAATCCGCGCGCTGGATTTGGTGGACGCCATGGTGGAAGCCGCCGACGACCGCGTCAGTGACGAAGAGGTGGCCGCGGTGGAACGTTCCGCCTGCCCTACCTGCGGTTCCTGCTCCGGCATGTTCACTGCCAACTCGATGAATTGTCTGACCGAAGCCTTGGGCTTGAGCCTGCCCGGCAATGGTTCTCTGGTCGCCACTCACGCGGACCGTGAACAATTGTTCCTGCGCGCCGGCCGCCTGATCGTGGAACTGGCCAAACGCTATTACGAACAAGACGACGTTAGTGTGCTGCCCCGCTCCATTGCCACCTACGAAGCCTTTCAAAACGCGATGAGCCTGGACGTGGCGATGGGCGGTTCGACCAACACGGTACTACACTTATTGGCTGCGGCGCATGAAGCCGGCGTAGACTTCACGATGTCCGACATCGACGCGATTTCACGCCGCGTGCCATGTCTGTCCAAGGTAGCGCCGGCCACGCAGAAATATCACATGGAAGACGTCCATCGCGCGGGCGGCGTGATCGGCATTTTGGGCGAACTCGATCGCGCCGGTGTGATCAATCGCGAGGTGCCGACCGTTCATAGCCCAACGTTGGGCGCGGCCATCGAACAGTGGGATATTCGGCTCAGCGATGATGAAGCGGTCAAAACCTTTTACCGCGCCGCGCCGGGCGGCATACCGACCACCGTCGCCTTTTCGCAGTCGGCACGCTACCCCGAATTGGACGAAGACCGCGCCCATGGCTGCATCCGCGACAAGGCCAACGCCTATTCGCAAGACGGCGGCTTGGCGGTGTTGCACGGCAACATCGCGCTGGATGGCTGCATCGTCAAGACCGCCGGCGTGGACGACAGCATCCTGAAATTTACCGGCCGCGCCCGCATCTTCGAGAGCCAGGATGACGCGGTCGCCGGCATCCTCGGCAATCAAATCCAGCCGGGCGACGTGGTGGTGATTCGTTACGAAGGCCCCAAAGGCGGCCCGGGCATGCAGGAAATGCTGTATCCGACCAGCTATCTGAAATCCAAAGGCTTAGGCAAGGCCTGCGCCCTGCTCACCGACGGCCGTTTTTCCGGCGGTACGTCCGGCTTGAGCATTGGCCACGCCTCGCCCGAAGCGGCCGAAGGCGGCGCGATCGGCCTGGTGGAAGAAGGCGATACGATAGAAATCGACATTCCCAACCGCCGCATTCATCTGGCCGTGTCGGTGGAAGAGCTCGAGCGCCGTCGGGCGGCCATGCAGGCCAAGGGCGCACAAGCCTGGAAACCGGTCAACCGCAAACGCAGCGTTTCCGCCGCCCTCAGAGCCTATGCGGCCATGACCACATCGGCGGCCAAGGGCGCGGTAAGAGACGTATCACAGGTCGAACACAAGTAA